The Candidatus Nitrosopumilus sp. SW genomic sequence CAATAAGAGCAAAATCAAATCTATTTTTAAAATCGGAGCCAACAAGGTGAAAAATTCCAGTATGGTCATCATTTACTAATTTTTGTGTACAAGCCACAAAGTCCGGAACATATGTAGGAGTATTGTACCAATCAGAAATCTCTAAATGTTCTTCATTAGAATTCAGGTGTTCAATTACTCTAAGAACAGAATTTGTATGGTGCCAGTTTTTTTTCCATGAATAGGGTTGATCAGTTCGAATTATCAAGTAGGGTAAATTGGAATTTAGAACTAATTCTTCACCCATAGATTTTGTCAAACCGTATGATGAGATTGGATTGGTTTTTTCTGCTTCAGAATAAGATTTTTTTGAACCATCAAATACTGCAGATGTTGAAATGTAGATAATTTTACTATGAAAAGAGGCAGCTGCATCTATAGTAAATTTTAATCCAGTTACATTGATTGCTTTGGCCAAATTTTTATCTGTTTCACACAAGTCTACATTTGTAATGGCTGATGCATAAATGATTACATCAGGTTTGATTTTTTGAATTATGGTATGAATATTTTTTTTATCAGTTACATCAAGATAATGAAAATATTCTTCATTAATTCTATGTTTAAAATAAGTTGAATTTACTTTTTGTCCATTTTTGATAAAATTATGATGTAAGTAATATCCAAGAAATCCACTTCCTCCAATTATAAGAATCATATCAATTGTTTATGGTATAGGTTTTTTGTTAAATCTATTTCTTAACACATTTAAGATATCCATCAGGGGCAGCAGTGATTAGTAACTTATTAGTGATATTTTTATCAATTTTAAAGCGATTTGTTGTTTTTAAAAACTCACGAATTGCAGATTTTGGGTTTTTAGTTTTTGTCCAAGGGCGATTTTTGAAGAAATTATTTGGCAAGAATTCAATTAATGTATCAAAAACTATCAAATAACTTCCTTTAGTAATTAGCTGAGAATATGCTTTTAATTCAGACAAAACGTGTTTGTGAGTATGATTAGAATCAAGTATAACCATAATACATTTTTTGTTTTTTGATAATTGGTTTATTTTATTGATGGTTTTTTTATTTATAGATGATCCTTCAATCAACGTTATTCTTTTGAACATTGGATGTTTTTCTATTGCTTTCTTATTTTGTTGATGAATTTTTATATCAATTCCAATGATTTCGCCTTTTCCAATTATTTCTAACATTGAAGCAAGAAAAGTTACTGAGCCTCCTCTAGCAACTCCAGTCTCAATAATAAGATCAGGTTTGAGTTTCCAGATGATTTCTTGCAATGCAATAATATCTTGAGGATATTGAATTATGGGCAATCCAAGCCATTTAAAATGATAAGAATATTCATATTGATAACTATCAGAAATCCATTTTTTTGAAAGAGCATCAAGTGATGTATCTTCTTTCATCTGAAGGATTTTTTTCTTATTTCTTTTTTCAAAAATAGAATTATCCATTTTCATTCACCTTTTTTTCAGTAAAAAACTTGTACGATAAGTCTTTCTTTGATATAATTGAAATTTCTAAAGGAAGTTTTATCTTAAAAGAAGGATCATTCCATTTGAATCCACGTGAATAGTCAGGCATATAATCTTGAGAGATTTGATAAGTCACTTCAGTATTATCGACTAAAGTTTGAAATCCATGTGCAAAGCCTTTTGGTATATACAACATTTTATTATTCTCAGATGAAAGATCAAATCCCTCCCATTGTTTATAAGTTGAAGAGGAAGGTCTAATGTCAACTATGATATCAAAAATTTTGCCTTTACTACATCTAATTAATTTATCCTCATCATAAGGAGGGATTTGATAATGCATTCCACGAAAAGTTCCTTTTTTCAGATTAAATGAAATGCTTCCTTGAGAAATGTTTGGGTTTAATCCTTTTTCTTCAAAAAGGTTTTTGTCCCAAATTCGTGCAAAAAAACCACGTTCATCTTGAAATTTTTCGAGTTCTACGATAAATGATCCTTTAAGTTTTGTTTCTGTAAAAATCAAAGTATTTTTACCTCCGGTATAGGAACCACAAATCTTCCTCCCCATTCTTTGATAAAATCCATTTGTTTGACAACCTCTTCTTGTAAATTCCAAGGCAAAATTATTACATAGTCAGGTTTAGTTTTTTGAATTTCATCAGGAGATTTTATTAAAATATGTGTACCTGGTAGGTATAATCCTTGTTTGTAGGGACTACGATCAACTACATAATCAATATAATCTAATCCTATTTTACAATAATTTAACATAGTATTACCTTTTGCAGCAGCACCATAACAAACAATTTTTTTGTTTCTATTCTTTACAGAAGATACAAAATCTAATAATTGTTTTTTTATTTTTTCAATTTTTTTTTGAAAATTTGTATAGGTAGAAATTTTTGTGATGCCAAATTCTATTTCTTTGTCCAAAAGTTTTTTTACATTATTATTGATAATATGGTTTGAATTTTCAATATGGGTGGCATAAATTCTTAAGGACCCACCATGTGTATTTAATTCATCAACATCAAATATTTTCAAATTGTGTTTCTCAAAAATTTTGACTGCAGTATAAAGTGAAATATATGAAAAGTGTTCATGATAAATGGTATCAAATTGGTTTTTATCTATTAATTGCATTAAGTGTGGAAATTCCATAGTAATAATTCCATTTGGTTTAAGTAAGATTTTCATTCCTTCAACAAAATTATTAATATTTGGAACATGAGCTAAAACATTATTCCCAAGTAAAAGATCAGCTTTTTGATTTTTGGCAGATAATTCTTTTGCAACATCTATATCAAAGAATTTTACCATAGTTTGAATACCTTTTTGTTTTGCTATATTTGCAATATTTTCTGCAGGTTCTATTCCCATACAAGGAATATTTTTATTTTTAAAATTTTGAAGTAAATAGCCATCATTACTTGCAATTTCTATAACAAAACTATTCTCATCAAGTTCAAATCTATCTGTAATTTGCTCAACATATTCTAGTGCATGTTTCATCCAAGTTTCTGAATAAGATGAGAAATATGCATAATCACTAAAAATTTTATCTGGACTGTTAAATTCCTCTAATTGTACTAAAAAACAATTTTTGCATACATATGCATGTAAAGGAAATATTGGTTCTTTCTCAGTTAATCTAGATTTCTTTAAAAAAGAATTTGAGAGTGGGGATGTACCAAGATCTGCAAAGGTTACTTCCAAATATTCATTACAAAATCTACATTTTTTTTCCATAATAATTACATCGAATCAAAATCATCTATTTGTTTTTCTGAAATTTGTTTCATGTCACTTTGTTTTTTGTATTCTTTATACCAATCTACAGTCAATTGAAGCATTTTTTCTATGTCAATTTTTGGTTTCCAACCTAGAATTGTTTGTGATTTGGTACAATCTAATTTCAGAGTCTTTGCCTCATGAGGATTCTCAGATTTTTCTAAAGATATCTTACATTTTTTTCCATATATTTCTGAGATTTTATCTATTATCCAAGAAACTTTTTTTCCTTGTTCATTTGGGCCAAAATTCCAAGCTTGTGCAAACCTAGGACCATCCAACCACATTTTTTCAGCAAGTAAAAGATATCCACTTAAAGGTTCAAAAACATGTTGCCACGGTCTAACAGCATGAAGATTACGAATTTTTACTTCCTTGTTATTGAGAAGTGATTGCATTAGATCGGGAATTAATCGATCTTTTGCCCAATCACCTCCACCAATTACATTACCTGCTCTAACTGATGCCAAAGCGATTTTATGATTATCTGATTGAAAAAAGGAATTCCTAAATGCTGTTGTAACTAGTTCTGAACATCCTTTACTACTGCTATATGGATCATACCCTCCTAAAGCATCTTCTTCTGTATAGCCTCTATCAAATTCTTTGTTGTCATAACATTTGTCACTGGTAACATTAATGATTAATCGGGTTTTTTTATTCTCTCGTAGTGCATCGAACAAATTTACAGTTCCCATCACATTAGTTTCATACGTTTCTCTTGGATTTGTATATGACATTCTAACTAGAGACTGTGCTGCCATATGAAAAATGATCTCAGGATTTGTTTTTTTTATGACATTACTAACTTCGTCAAAATTTCTTATATCGCCTTCAATAGAATTTATTCCATTTTTAACATCAGCTAATTCAAATAAGCTAGGGGTTGTTGGAATATCATTTGAAAATCCAGTTATTTTTGCACCCATTTTTTTTAGCCATAATGTTAACCAGCTACCCTTGAATCCTGTATGTCCTGTTAAAAGAACAGTTTTTTCTTTCCAAAATTCTTTATTCATTACCAATTCTTCCAAGGAGCTTTTCCGGAATTCCATAAATTTTCCAGATGAGTTTTATCACGTAAGGTATCAAGTGGTTGCCAAAATGTATTATGTCTATACGCAGATAATTGTCCTTCTTCTGCTAGTTTCTCTAAAGGTTGTCTTTCCCAAATGGTTAGATCATCATCAATATAATCAAAAATTTTAGGTTCTAAAACAAAAAATCCCCCATTAATCCAATTTCCATCCCCAGCAGGTTTTTCTTTAAAATTAGTAATTTTATTTCCGCTAATATCTAAAGTTCCAAATCGTCCTGGTGGTTGTACAGCGGTCACAGTTGCAGAGGTTTTAGAATTATTATGAAAATCAATTAATTTTGAGAGATCAATATCACTTACTCCATCACCATAAGTGAAACAGAATGTTTCGTTATTTACAAAATCTTTTACTCTTTTTAGACGGCCTCCTGTCATAGTTTCTAGACCAGTATCAACTAGAGTTACTAACCAAGGTTCTGCTGATTTACGATGTACCTCCATTTTATTATTTTTCATATCAAAAGTAACATCAGAGGTATGCAAAAAATAATTGGCAAAATATTCTTTTACCATGTATCCTTTATAACCACAACAAATTACGAAATCATTCAGTCCATATGACGAATACATTTTCATTATATGCCATAGAATTGGTTTCCCTCCAATTTCGATCATGGGTTTTGGTTTTAAGTGAGTTTCTTCACTTATTCTTGTTCCCAAACCTCCAGCTAAAATTACTACTTTCATAGAATACACTTTTGTAATTCTTTATGTATTAATTCATTTATTAAATTTAATAATTTATCAAGAATTTAAAAATAGATACAGGTATAAATCAATTTTTTTCAGTAATTACTACTTTTTTGCCTTTTTTGCTACTTAATTCAATTGCATCTAAAACATTAAGAATTTGAAGATCTTGTTCCAAACTAAATGGATATTTCTGTTTTCGTTTAACAGCTAACAAAAAATTTTTCATTTCTTTTTCATATATATTTTCAGGAGGAGTATTTCCTAGATAACCAGAAGCTACTTTACCCGTATCTAATTTCTTTATGTTCCATTTTTTTCCAGTATTAACTTGAATAGTTCCTTTCTTGAAATCACACAAAATTACACCTTTTTCACCTATTAATCTTGTTTCACGAAAACTTGGTTCTGATATCACATCGAAAATAAAATTTCCAATAATTCCATTTTTAAAATTTGCATGAATTTGATAGATATCATCAATATCAACATCCAAATTAGAAACTTTTTGTACACTAGATGACACAGAGATTATTTTAGAAAAAAGATAAAACAACCAATTTAATTCAAATGGAACGAGTTCTTTTGCACCACCAGTTTCTTTTTTAGAAACAAAGAAATTTTTGTAATTTTCCCAAGGGTGCCAAGATTTTAAATTTTGACCATTATAGTGATGAATTTCAAATATTTTTCCAATTTTTTTCTTTTTCAAAAGTTTTTCTAATTCAGAAACTATTGGGTGATATCGCATTGTACATGATGGTGCAGCAATAATTTTTTTTCCTTTAATTTTTTTGATAATTTGTTTGACATGAGATGATGAGTGATTCAATTCCATAAAAAAATCAATATTATTTTTTATTGCTAACAATGCATATTTCAAATGTAAATCGGGTGGTGTTGAAATTATTATGGCATTTGGATGTTGAGAAATAGCATGATCAATATTATCAAAAGTTTCAATTTTGTATTTTTTAAAAGATTCATCACGTCTAATTTTCTGTGGATCATAGCCTAATATGCCAAAATTACCTAATTTTTTTAAATTTCTGATTCTTCGTTTTCCCATAGAACCAAGACCAACGATTAGGATTTTCAAATTATTTTTGCACTCCTGTTTGTTTTAATGTCAAATCAGTCATTTTGGCTCCAAAATTTTTTTTCCATCTTTCATCAACTCCATCAATAATTTTTATTAAATCTGGATGTTTCTCAAATAAAATCAGAATATCATTTAAATGAAAATCGTTTCCCAAATAACCAAAAATTCTTTTGGCTAATTCATAATCTTCCTCATAGTCAAGAGTCAAACGAAGTTTTTTATTAAAAACCAAATTTTTGTCAGGTTGAAGATATCGACAATTAAAAATATTAGTTTTGGTAAAAAATTCTCTATAACCAGTTTCAGTATTTTTAGAGATTTTTATTCTACAAATTTTTTCTAATGCATCTCTAGCAACACCAACAGGAATGAATCCATGTGGAAATCCAGTATCAGTGATAAAATCAGCATTTGTTTTTTCAAATTCTTCAATCACCTTATCTACAAAATGAGGATCAGTGTAAATATCATCACCATCTACAACCACAGCAAAATCAGTTTCAAAAAAAATTGCAGCATCTCGTAAACGTATTAAAATATCGTGTTCACTACCTCTAAAATATTTGATATTTTTTTCATCTAAGAATGATACTAAAGGATCATCACTTTTTTTTTCAGTAGTACAAACAACTAGATTTTGTGTTTTTGTAGATTTTTGAAGACGATTCAATAGATATTGGATGATTGGTTGGTTGTCAATTAATTTCATAGCTTTTTTGGGTAATCGAGAACTATCTAATCTAACTAACAAAAATATACCGTAATTCATTATTAATCATCATAAATAGTTAATAAAAAAATTATTCTTAAAAACCTCAAAACACATGTTCATTAATTAGTTTGATGTCACTATCAACCATCATTTCGATTAGTTTTTTAAAAGTTATAGATGGTTTCCAGCCTAATTCTTTTTCAGCTTTAGTTGCATCTCCAACCAAATCATCAATATCCTGAGGTCTGAAATATTTTTTATCAATCTCAACAAAGTCTTTCCAATCACCTAAGCCAGAATAATCAAAGGCATAGTCTAAAAAATCTTTTACAGAATGAGATTCTCCTGTAGCAACTACATAATCAGATGATTTATCTTGTTGTAACATTTGCCACATAGCTTTGACATAATCACCTGCAAAACCCCAATCTCTTTTAGCATCAATATTGCCTAAAAATAATTTTTTGTCATACCCTAATTTGATTCGAGCAATGTTATGTGTAATCTTTCTTGTAACAAATTCTAATCCTCTTAATGGACTCTCATGATTGAATAAAATTCCACAAGTAGCAAAAAGACCATATGCTTCTCTATAGTGTTGCGCAGTTTTATGAGCAAAGACTTTGGAAACACCATAAGGACTAGCAGGATTCATCCTTGAAAATTCATTTTTTATTTCATTAGAATTTCCAAACATTTCACTAGATGATGCTTGATATATCTTAGTATGATTACTTGATTCTTTAACAGTTTCAAAAACACTCAACGCACCAGTAGCATTTACATTTGTTGTAAGAATAGGTTGATCAAATGAAATTCCAACAAAGGATTGTGCAGCAAGATTATACAATTCATCAGGTTGAGTTTCTTTAATTACTTTATTGATGGATATTGGATCTGTCAAATCTAATTTAACAAGATTGATTTTATCTAAAATATCAAAATATTCTAATCGTTCAAACAAGCGATGACTAGTTCGACGAAAACTTCCATATACATTATAGCCTTTTTTAAGTAAAAAATCTGCTAAATAACTTCCATCTTGTCCTGTTACTCCTAAAATAAGTGCAGATTTCATTGTACTAACAATCCATTTTCAATTAGCTTATCTAAAAAGTATCTGAACCCTTTTCCACCTTGTTCATGTCCTTTCCACACTTCTATAGCAAAACTTCTATTCTCAAGTTTATTCAGTATAGGAATTACTTTATCAAATGGTAAATCACCTTCACCAAATTGTAATCCTTCACCTTCAGGTCCCTCAGCATCTGAAAGATGATAATGCATTGCAAAATCCTTAATTTTGTTTAATTCATCTATTAAAGATAAACCCACTTTATTACAATATAATTGAGAATGGCATAAATCGAAACAAACGTTAAGGTTTGTTTCAGTACAATATTTTATTAAATCTTCAGACTCTAAAAAGATATTACTATTCCATCTACCTCCATAAAACCATCCATATGGAGGCATATTTTCAAGTAGGAAATTTACTCCAGAGATTTCTAATTGCTTAACTGAATCAACAACCATATTTTTCATTTTTTGAATATTATCTGTGGAAAGATTTTCAAGAGAATACCCACCAGGATGTACAATAATGCTTGGTTTACCTTTAAAATTTTCCCCTAACTGAATTGTTTTGTCAATCGCTTTTTGAACTAACTGAATACTAGTTTCTTTTGAATGAATTTGGTTTGTTTCCTCTAAAGCAACCAAATCAACAATTTTTCTATTAAAATATTCATAACAATGTACGATTAATTGTTGATCAAAATTTGAATCCAATTCAAGTTCTAAATCACTATCAGAAAAATGAAATTCCAATATTTTTGGATCGAATTTTAACATATCCATAACATCATGTTTACGAACTTTCATGCCTAGAATCATTTTAACAAAAATACTTTAAACTACATTTTATTGAATGTTATCAAAAAAATAACTAATGTTCAGAAATACATAGTTAAAATAGCGTAAAAAATTTTTATGAGGATAAATCAGGCAAATAAACATGGAAATTATAAAAATTAAACCAGCTTTTGAAGATGAACGGGGTTCAATTTGGGACTTTTTAACGGATGAAACTGTGCACCATATAGGATTTTTAATTAGTAAAAAAGGTTCAATTAGAGGAAAGCATTTTCACAAAGAGCAAAAACAATACACACTTGTACAAAATGGAAAAATCAAAGTTACCATAAAAAATCTTCAAGACAATAATTCAGAGGTAGAAACAAAAGAATTGAATAAGATGGACATGGTTTTCTTTCCACCATACATGTACCATTCTATTGAAGCACTTGAAGATTCTGAATGTTTGATCTTTACATCTAAAAGTAGAAAAGGTTCTGGTTACGAAGAAGATACGTTTAGAATTGAAGATATCAATTCATTTAAGATTTAATCAAATTGATTCAATTGATATAGTAATAATTCATAACGGATTATGAAAGTAAAATGAATTCTAAAATACGATTCGGAGTTATTGGATGCTCATCTATTGCAATGAAATCAGCCATTCCAGCAATTATTGATGGAAAAAATTCAACATTGAAAATGATTGGTAGTAGATCAATTACAAAAGCTAGAAAATTTGCAAAAAAATTTTCTTGTTCAGAATTTGGGAATTATGAAGATGTATTAAAAAATGATAATGTTGATGCAGTATACATTTCATTACCAATGAATTTGCATGAAAAGTGGGCAATAAAAGCGGCCAAATCAGGAAAACATGTACTATGCGAAAAATCAGCAGTTTTATCACATAATTCTGCTAAAAAAGTCATAGCTGAATGTAAAAAGAATAATGTTAGAATTATGGAAAATTTTATTTTTAAATTTCATCCTCAACATAAAAAAATTTTAGAACTTATTGCAAAAAATACTATTGGTGATATTCATACTATTTCTGCAAAATATGGATTTAATTTTTCACATATCACAAAAAATTTTAGATTTAATAAAAAACTTGGAGGGGGCTCATTAAATGATGTTGGATGTTATTTAATTTCAGCATGTATCTTTATCTTTAAAGATATTCCAGTATCAGTATGCTGTAATTTAGATATTGATAAAAAATCAAAAATCGATATTAGAGGTAACATATTGTTAACTTTTCCAAATAATAAAACTGGATTATTATCATTTGGTTACGATAATTATTTTCAATCTACATATGAGATATGGGGAACAAAGGGAATCATAAAATCTGAACGGGCATTTAATGTTACAAAAAATATGAAAACAGTAATTAATTTATTCCAAAATGACAAAATTAAAAAAATTACAATTCCTCCAGCAAATCAATTTCAGTTAGCAATTGAACATTTCTGTACTACAATACAAAAGAATGTAATCACAGATAATTTTGAAAAGGATATTCTTGATCAGGCATTAATAATGGATGTAATTAGAAAAGCGTCAGCAAGAAATTCATTTATGAAAATAAAAAGTTAAACAATTTTTGGTTCGGGTGTAGGAATGATAAATTTACCTCCATTTTCTTGAAAATTAGAATTATTTTTTATAATCTCATCTGAAAAATTCCAGGCTAAGATCAAAGCATAATCAGGTTGATCCTCCAATAATTTTTCATCAGAATATACAGGAATATGCATTCCTGGAGTAAATGTACCTATTTTGAGAGGATTTCTCTCAGTAACATAAGATAAAATTTCAGAATCTATTTTACAATAATTCAAGAGTGTATTTCCTTTAGCTGGTGCGCTAATTGCAACAATTTTTTTCCCATCTTTTTTAAGATCATGTAATAATTCCATCAGTATTTTGCGATGATGTTTTACTGAATTTGCAAAATTTTCAAGTCTTTTTCTTGAGTAAATTTCCTTTTTAGTTTCAAGTTCTAGGTAATTAGAAACATTATTTGTAATCTTTCTTTTATTTTTTCTACCAATAAAATATCTCAAAGTACCACCATGAATAGATTGTTCTTCAATATCAAAAATTTCAAAGTCAAATTTTTGACAAAATTTTATCATGGGTTTTACTGAAAGATATGAAAGATGTTCATGATAGATTGTATCATATTCTAAATTTTCTAATAAATTTACTAAATATGGTGCTTCAATCACAATTAATCCATCTTCAACTAAAAGTGAATCAGCAGTTTTCATAAAATCATCAAGATCATCAATATGAGCAAAAACATTGGTACCAGTAATAACAGAAACTTTACCATATTCATTAAGAATTTTTTTTATCAATTTTCCTGAAAAGAAATCTATGATACTATCTATCCCTTTTTTGATTGCAATATTTGCTAATTTGGAAGATGGTTCGATTCCTAAAACTCTCATTTTTTTTGATTTGAATGCATCTAAAAGGACTCCAGCATTACTCCCTACATCTATAATTAGTGAATTTTGCTCTAATTCAAATTTTTCACAAATTTCAATGCCCATTTTTGTAAAATGATCTCTACCGGTTTTGGTGGTAGATGAATCATAAGGATAATCCTGATTAAACATAAGCTCGGGAGGAACTACATAACCAAGTTGGCACAAACCACAGTTTTGGCAGGTATTTACTGTTAATGGAAAAAATGTTTCAGATTCTTCTAATTGTTTAAGAGTTAGAAAATTATCAGCAAGAGCAGAAAAACCTAAATCTAAAAATTTTTGAATATTACTACTTTTACACATTCGACAATTAGTTTTTTTCATATCTTTACACTTTTTTTGTACTTCCTAATCTTTTTTCATTCATTTCATATCATCTTCCAACAAATATTCTCCAATCTGGATTTTTCTAGGGGATTTTTTCCCAATTATGTCGAAAAAATATTGTGCAGATAAGCCTTTTTCAGGTCCTTTTACCTCAATATTTTCTTCTGAAAAAATTTCCCCCTCATCAATATCAGACATACAGACAATACTCTTAGATACCACCTCTCTCTGAAGAACTTCTGCTCGAGTCATTTTTTTTATTGGTTTACCTTTAGCTTTTTCAGATAACCTAATCATAGTTACTAATTCTTTGAATTCATTTGGTTCTAATGAAGATGAATGATCTAATCCTTTCATTTTTTTATCAAGTGTGATATGTCTTTCTATAACTACAGCACCAATATTTGCAGCAGTTAGACTACCTATAATTCCTATTTCGTGATCACTGAAGCCTATTGGAACATTGAATTTTTTTGCA encodes the following:
- a CDS encoding Gfo/Idh/MocA family protein, which produces MNSKIRFGVIGCSSIAMKSAIPAIIDGKNSTLKMIGSRSITKARKFAKKFSCSEFGNYEDVLKNDNVDAVYISLPMNLHEKWAIKAAKSGKHVLCEKSAVLSHNSAKKVIAECKKNNVRIMENFIFKFHPQHKKILELIAKNTIGDIHTISAKYGFNFSHITKNFRFNKKLGGGSLNDVGCYLISACIFIFKDIPVSVCCNLDIDKKSKIDIRGNILLTFPNNKTGLLSFGYDNYFQSTYEIWGTKGIIKSERAFNVTKNMKTVINLFQNDKIKKITIPPANQFQLAIEHFCTTIQKNVITDNFEKDILDQALIMDVIRKASARNSFMKIKS
- a CDS encoding class I SAM-dependent methyltransferase → MKKTNCRMCKSSNIQKFLDLGFSALADNFLTLKQLEESETFFPLTVNTCQNCGLCQLGYVVPPELMFNQDYPYDSSTTKTGRDHFTKMGIEICEKFELEQNSLIIDVGSNAGVLLDAFKSKKMRVLGIEPSSKLANIAIKKGIDSIIDFFSGKLIKKILNEYGKVSVITGTNVFAHIDDLDDFMKTADSLLVEDGLIVIEAPYLVNLLENLEYDTIYHEHLSYLSVKPMIKFCQKFDFEIFDIEEQSIHGGTLRYFIGRKNKRKITNNVSNYLELETKKEIYSRKRLENFANSVKHHRKILMELLHDLKKDGKKIVAISAPAKGNTLLNYCKIDSEILSYVTERNPLKIGTFTPGMHIPVYSDEKLLEDQPDYALILAWNFSDEIIKNNSNFQENGGKFIIPTPEPKIV